From Verrucomicrobiota bacterium:
GTGCCTCACGTGCAAAGCGAATGAACGGTTTGCAATCGACACACCGGCCGTCCGGAACGCGTTCAGCCGTAAAAACGTCGTTACCCTGCGGGCGGACTGGACCCACGGGGACGAGGCGATTACGGCGTTACTCCGGCAACACGGTCGCGCGGGTGTGCCGATGTACCTTTATTACCCTGGCGGCCGGGAACGTGCCCCGGTGGTGCTGCCCGAGTTGATCAGTACGCAGACGGTTCTGGACGCGCTGCAGAAAGGTTAACCTGCTCAGTCATTCACCCTTAAACCTACGCTGAAACCCTATGAAAAAAATGTATTCCACTCTCGTTACCCTTGTTGCCTCGCTGGCGCTGGCCCCCTTGGCCCGCGCTGAGGTTCAAGTCGGATCGCCTGCGCCGGATTTTTCGCTGACTGACACTCACGGCCGGGGCTACCGGCTGTCCGACTATCGGGGCAAGATCGTCGTCCTGGAATGGTACAATCCTGATTGTCCGTTTGTCGGCAAGCACTACCGCTCGGGCAACATGCAGGAATTGCAAAAGGAGTACACCGCCAAGGGCGTGATCTGGCTGACGGTTGATTCCTCGGCCCCTGGCGAACAGGGCAACTACCCGGCCGAG
This genomic window contains:
- a CDS encoding thioredoxin family protein; protein product: MKKMYSTLVTLVASLALAPLARAEVQVGSPAPDFSLTDTHGRGYRLSDYRGKIVVLEWYNPDCPFVGKHYRSGNMQELQKEYTAKGVIWLTVDSSAPGEQGNYPAETLNQISNKVGAIRTALLLDPDGKVGHLYDAKTTPDMYIIDSKGSLVYRGAIDNKSNTNEADIKTATNYVRQALDAVMAGKPVPVSATRPYGCTVKYAGR